One Solanum stenotomum isolate F172 unplaced genomic scaffold, ASM1918654v1 scaffold16821, whole genome shotgun sequence DNA segment encodes these proteins:
- the LOC125850417 gene encoding uncharacterized protein LOC125850417 has product MKYLEYTPLDRINDFLSHVNLGERTIKGCLEAYSCKHTGTDKKLSLSLENEIFDYLGKSSDADSSSPVEYLMCRSSRKTLIYLLLSLYHMYPDYDFSAVNAHQFFTEESWDSFKQIFDVYMFEASKEWLDANEGSALLETLYKALDEVVKVAECEIYTYNPEADADPFLEKGAIWSYHFFFYNRRLKRVVSFRFSCVSNLVGEGHLLDDSSFDEDGEIFDGMDM; this is encoded by the exons ATGAAGTACCTGGAATATACCCCTCTTGATCG GATAAATGATTTTCTGAGTCATGTGAATCTTGGAGAGCGAACCATTAAAGGATGTCTTGAAGCATACTCTT GTAAACACACTGGAACAGATAAGAAACTATCGCTCAGTTTGGAGAATGAG ATTTTTGATTATCTTGGAAAATCTTCAGATGCGGATTCTTCTTCACCTGTTGAATACCTAATGTGTAGATCCAG CCGGAAAACGTTGATATATCTACTCCTTTCTCTCTATCACATGTATCCGGATTATGACTTCAG TGCAGTGAATGCTCACCAGTTTTTCACTGAAGAGAGCTGGGACAGTTTTAAGCAGATATTTGACGTCTACATGTTTGAGGCTTCAAAG GAATGGCTTGACGCAAATGAAGGTAGTGCTCTGCTTGAAACCTTGTACAAGGCTTTAGATGAG GTTGTAAAAGTTGCTGAATGTGAAATCTACACTTACAATCCGGAGGCAGATGCAGATCCGTTTCTCGAGAAGGGAGCCAT ATGGTCTTACCACTTTTTCTTCTACAATAGAAGATTGAAACGTGTCGTGAGTTTCCGCTTCAGCTGTGTGAG TAACTTGGTTGGTGAAGGACACCTATTAGACGACTCAAGTTTTGATGAAGATGGAGAGATATTCGATGGCATGGACATGTGA
- the LOC125850414 gene encoding glycine-rich protein DOT1: MPGGKGGGKGGGGGGGKGGCGGAKSGGGGGSAKGSGSGGGGSAKGSGSGGGGGSMKAPGGGGAYISRGGFESNPQGYFSGLHSGEKGK, encoded by the coding sequence ATGCCAGGTGGCAAAGGCGGTGGTAAGGGGGGCGGCGGCGGCGGCGGAAAGGGTGGATGCGGTGGTGCTAAAAGTGGCGGTGGCGGCGGCTCTGCCAAGGGGAGCGGTAGTGGTGGCGGCGGTTCTGCCAAGGGGAGCGGTAGTGGCGGCGGCGGAGGGTCGATGAAGGCGCCAGGTGGCGGCGGCGCGTACATTTCAAGGGGAGGCTTTGAGAGTAACCCACAGGGTTACTTCTCTGGTCTCCACTCTGGAGAAAAGGGGAAATGA
- the LOC125850418 gene encoding uncharacterized protein LOC125850418, with the protein MGDHFVFLVDRLLTESTLEAAIESRNPKQLASPTTNSSVTDCSSQDSDPLSPRKMVECRICQDEDMDSNMEVPCSCCGSLKYAHRRCVQRWCNEKGDTICEICHQPFRPGYTAPPPIFRLGGIPMNFRGNWGIVRRDLNNPRLIAVVSTDRNFINSDDYDDDYAVSTSRSMMCCRSVAMIFMLLLVLRHTLPVIVNQAEDYSFPLVMLLLLRITGIVLPIYIIMKAVTSCHRRQRQQAILPISSSDEESGPVILSHQPPIIIAP; encoded by the exons ATGGGAGATCATTTTGTGTTTCTGGTTGATCGGTTGCTAACTGAATCTACTTTGGAGGCTGCAATTGAAAGCAGAAACCCGAAACAGCTAGCATCACCGACAACGAATAGCTCGGTAACTGATTGCTCTTCCCAGGATTCTGATCCTCTGAGTCCTAGGAAGATGGTTGAATGCAGGATATGCCAAGATGAAGATATGGATTCAAATATGGAAGTTCCTTGCTCTTGCTGCGGTAGCTTGAAG TATGCACATCGGAGATGTGTGCAAAGGTGGTGTAACGAGAAGGGTGATACCATTTGTGAGATATGCCACCAG CCTTTTAGGCCTGGTTATACGGCACCTCCCCCTATTTTTCGACTTGGAGGCATCCCAATGAATTTTAG GGGAAACTGGGGAATTGTTAGAAGAGACTTGAATAACCCTCGTCTGATAGCTGTCGTTTCAACTGATCGTAATTTCATCAACTCTGATGACTATGATGATGACTATGCGGTCTCTACATCGAGAAGCATGATGTGTTGCCGTTCAGTTgcaatgatt TTTATGCTGCTTCTGGTTTTACGACACACTCTTCCCGTCATAGTTAATCAAGCAGAGGACTATTCGTTCCCTTTGGTCATG CTACTACTGCTGAGGATTACTGGCATTGTCCTGCCTATCTACATCATAATGAAAGCAGTGACCTCTTGCCACCGTCGCCAACGCCAACAG GCTATTTTACCTATCTCCTCGTCTGATGAAGAATCTGGCCCCGTGATACTCTCACATCAACCTCCCATCATCATCGCCCCTTGA
- the LOC125850409 gene encoding probable F-box protein At1g65740: protein MVVACPVPLLMLAEKPGKEESREFFDLIKGVTYTMNFPELVGKRCLGVGIPGWIFTADLKGNMNLFHLNSRCLIELPHMNTLENFDLDYPIEFEYYVEKALLSSDPHTNDDYILMINQGVPRSLAYWKPGNTEFITVTHEGAYSDVTYHDEQFYGVDFQGNVVILDFRGRGLERPIKRIVEGVPSELIYGMQLYIVHSLGELFVITRNGVEKHPETNLYGVEEFIVSRVDVDNESYEEVDDLGNRAIFLGFSASTAVVEQYGCKANHIYFTDDCSTAYYFSEKGGGKDMGIYNLLDDTIEPHYTGESYHKFSPPIWIFNTPFSV, encoded by the coding sequence ATGGTTGTTGCATGTCCAGTCCCATTATTGATGCTGGCTGAGAAACCAGGAAAGGAAGAATCACGTGAGTTTTTCGACTTAATAAAGGGTGTTACCTACACTATGAATTTTCCAGAGCTAGTCGGAAAACGTTGTTTGGGTGTAGGAATTCCAGGATGGATTTTCACAGCTGATCTCAAAGGGAATATGAATTTGTTCCACCTCAATTCTCGTTGTCTAATAGAATTACCCCACATGAATACCCTGGAGAATTTCGACTTAGATTATCCTATAGAATTCGAGTATTATGTTGAAAAAGCACTACTTTCTTCCGATCCTCATACAAACGATGattatattttgatgattaATCAAGGAGTTCCTCGTTCATTAGCTTACTGGAAACCTGGAAACACGGAGTTTATCACAGTGACACATGAAGGGGCTTATTCTGATGTAACGTATCATGATGAACAGTTTTATGGAGTTGATTTTCAAGGAAACGTTGTGATCCTTGACTTTAGAGGAAGAGGATTAGAACGACCCATTAAAAGGATTGTTGAAGGAGTGCCTTCTGAGCTTATCTATGGAATGCAACTTTACATTGTGCACTCTTTAGGTGAACTATTTGTCATCACTCGAAATGGAGTTGAAAAACATCCTGAAACAAATTTATATGGCGTCGAAGAATTCATCGTTTCCAGGGTTGATGTGGATAACGAGAGTTATGAAGAGGTTGATGATTTGGGAAACAGAGCAATCTTCCTCGGGTTTAGTGCCTCTACTGCTGTTGTTGAACAGTATGGATGCAAGGccaatcatatatattttactgATGATTGTTCTACTGCGTACTATTTTAGTGAAAAAGGAGGCGGCAAGGACATGGGCATATATAACTTGCTTGACGATACAATTGAGCCTCACTATACTGGTGAATCATATCATAAATTCAGTCCACCTATATGGATCTTCAACACTCCTTTCTctgtttag